The Physeter macrocephalus isolate SW-GA chromosome 13, ASM283717v5, whole genome shotgun sequence genome window below encodes:
- the ZMYM5 gene encoding zinc finger MYM-type protein 5 isoform X4, translated as MADAERAGLGLRASAGVSAPRRREFPASGSGHDGDGGGTRNRLQASLVDVCLKLRRTASPQSYLLHCLERLRKLKPACVNLPQLSIYYFYILIYVLITTGQNLEQHGFGLFFGIDKCSAGGLDLTEQTPVLSGSKAMAASFMDVAFGDPASPLVSRSRNSSAEDDDDDVVFIESIQPPSSSAPVIADQRNFIFAASRNEKLQGNYSIILPSSRDLASQKGSISETIVIDDEEDMETNGREKTVSSSFIEWALPGSKNRAKDLDFSTSSLSRSKTKTAVGPFNPGRMNVAGGIFQNGGFTAHHSPDSWISQSASFPRNQKQPGVDSLSPVDSLPKQIFQPSAQQQPTKPAKITCANCKKPLQKGQTAYQRKGSAHLFCSTTCLSSFSHKRTPKKRKVTCKKGAPAKKATLVPQGESSESFQKFCGTSSSPYEDNQNLRKRVLNKSRCTICSRLTEIRHEVSVNNVTHKLCSNQCFNKYRLANGLVMNCCEQCGEYLPSKGAGNNLLVIEGQQMRFCCQSCVNEYKQMMETNSKKVLASENRKRSAVREENARELYGSLNILLEKIERTPVKKEKTSELQVTAECSQDASLVQQDVNLPPSVSTIADKFQEQLGEKQSEDSIIPAVLSADPAFQFTPFKMGTSGLTFDWCG; from the exons ATCCTACCTCCTTCACTGTCTTGAGCGTCTAAGAAAATTGAAGCCAGCATGTGTAAACTTACCTCAGCTTTCCATCTATTATTTCTACATACTTATATATGTTCTAATTACAACTGGACAAAAccttgaacagcatgggtttgGACT GTTCTTTGGCATAGATAAATGTTCAGCGGGAGGATTAGACTTGACTGAACAGACTCCTGTTTTATCAGGGAGTAAAGCCATGGCAGCTAGTTTCATGGACGTAGCATTTGGTGACCCAGCTAGTCCTTTAGTTAGTAGATCTAGAAACTCGTCAGCGGAggacgatgatgatgatgttgtATTTATTGAATCAATACAACCTCCTTCAAGTTCTGCTCCAGTAATAGCTGatcaaagaaattttatatttgctgCATCAAGAAATGAAAAGCTACAAGGAAATTATTCCATAATTCTTCCTTCCTCAAGAGATTTGGCTTCTCAGAAGGGAAGTATAAGTGAGACAATTGTCATTGATGATgaagaagacatggaaacaaatggaagggaaaagacagtttcttctagttttattgaatGGGCACTTCCTGGAAGTAAAAACAGAGCCAAAGATTTGGATTTCTCCACTTCCAGTCTTTCAAGAAGTAAG ACCAAGACTGCTGTAGGACCTTTTAATCCTGGTAGAATGAATGTGGCAGGAGGCATATTTCAGAACGGAGGATTTACAGCTCATCATAGTCCTG attcttggATCTCCCAGTCAGCATCCTTTCCCCGTAATCAGAAACAGCCAGGGGTGGATTCTTTATCACCAGTGGACTCGCTTCCTAAACAGATCTTCCAGCCTTCTGCCCAACAGCAACCCACTAAACCAGCTAAAATCACTTGTGCAAACTGCAAAAAGCCTTTACAGAAGGGACAGACAGCTTATCAGCGAAAAGGATCAGCTCACCTCTTCTGTTCTACCAcctgcctctcttccttctctcataAGCGTACTCCAAAGAAACGCAAGGTGACATGTAAAAA AGGTGCACCTGCAAAAAAGGCTACTCTTGTTCCTCAAGGGGAGTCAAGTGAATCCTTCCAGAAATTTTGTGGTACATCTTCGTCTCCCTATGAAGATAACCAGAATCTTCGAAAAAGAGTTCTGAATAAATCAAGATGTACAATCTGCAGTAGACTAACAGAG attcggCATGAAGTCAGCGTTAACAATGTAACACATAAGCTGTGCAGTAACCAGTGCTTTAACAAGTACAGGTTGGCCAATGGTCTAGTGATGAATTGCTGTGAGCAGTGTGGGGAGTACCTGCCCAGCAAAGGTGCTGGAAACAATCTCCTAGTCATTGAAGGTCAGCAGATGAGATTTTGCTGCCAAAGTTGTGTTAACGAATATAAACag ATGATGGAAACAAACTCAAAAAAAGTGCTAGCATcggaaaacagaaaaaggagtGCTGTTAGAGAAGAAAATGCAAGAGAATTGTATGGGTCATTGAATAtacttttggaaaaaatagaaagaacaccagtgaaaaaggaaaagacttcaGAACTACAAGTGACAGCAGAATGTAGCCAAGATGCATCATTGGTCCAACAGGATGTGAATTTACCTCCTTCTGTGTCAACCATAGCTGATAAATTTCAAGAGCAACTAGGAGAGAAACAATCAGAAGACTCCATTATACCAGCTGTGCTTTCTGCAGATCCAG CTTTTCAATTCACACCTTTTAAAATGGGCACTTCAGGACTGACATTTGACTGGTGTGGCTAA
- the ZMYM5 gene encoding zinc finger MYM-type protein 5 isoform X2, whose protein sequence is MADAERAGLGLRASAGVSAPRRREFPASGSGHDGDGGGTRNRLQASLVDVCLKLRRTASPQFFGIDKCSAGGLDLTEQTPVLSGSKAMAASFMDVAFGDPASPLVSRSRNSSAEDDDDDVVFIESIQPPSSSAPVIADQRNFIFAASRNEKLQGNYSIILPSSRDLASQKGSISETIVIDDEEDMETNGREKTVSSSFIEWALPGSKNRAKDLDFSTSSLSRSKTKTAVGPFNPGRMNVAGGIFQNGGFTAHHSPDSWISQSASFPRNQKQPGVDSLSPVDSLPKQIFQPSAQQQPTKPAKITCANCKKPLQKGQTAYQRKGSAHLFCSTTCLSSFSHKRTPKKRKVTCKKGAPAKKATLVPQGESSESFQKFCGTSSSPYEDNQNLRKRVLNKSRCTICSRLTEIRHEVSVNNVTHKLCSNQCFNKYRLANGLVMNCCEQCGEYLPSKGAGNNLLVIEGQQMRFCCQSCVNEYKQMMETNSKKVLASENRKRSAVREENARELYGSLNILLEKIERTPVKKEKTSELQVTAECSQDASLVQQDVNLPPSVSTIADKFQEQLGEKQSEDSIIPAVLSADPGTWPRILSIKARDTLVENDPPQVRNFNFPKDGTGRKFSETYYTRILPNGEKTTRSWLLYSTSKDSVFCLYCKLFGEGKNQLKNENGCRDWQHLSHILSKHEESEMHINNRVKYSKLKSDLKKSKAVEHRLQESVGKEGVKLLHTLDLS, encoded by the exons GTTCTTTGGCATAGATAAATGTTCAGCGGGAGGATTAGACTTGACTGAACAGACTCCTGTTTTATCAGGGAGTAAAGCCATGGCAGCTAGTTTCATGGACGTAGCATTTGGTGACCCAGCTAGTCCTTTAGTTAGTAGATCTAGAAACTCGTCAGCGGAggacgatgatgatgatgttgtATTTATTGAATCAATACAACCTCCTTCAAGTTCTGCTCCAGTAATAGCTGatcaaagaaattttatatttgctgCATCAAGAAATGAAAAGCTACAAGGAAATTATTCCATAATTCTTCCTTCCTCAAGAGATTTGGCTTCTCAGAAGGGAAGTATAAGTGAGACAATTGTCATTGATGATgaagaagacatggaaacaaatggaagggaaaagacagtttcttctagttttattgaatGGGCACTTCCTGGAAGTAAAAACAGAGCCAAAGATTTGGATTTCTCCACTTCCAGTCTTTCAAGAAGTAAG ACCAAGACTGCTGTAGGACCTTTTAATCCTGGTAGAATGAATGTGGCAGGAGGCATATTTCAGAACGGAGGATTTACAGCTCATCATAGTCCTG attcttggATCTCCCAGTCAGCATCCTTTCCCCGTAATCAGAAACAGCCAGGGGTGGATTCTTTATCACCAGTGGACTCGCTTCCTAAACAGATCTTCCAGCCTTCTGCCCAACAGCAACCCACTAAACCAGCTAAAATCACTTGTGCAAACTGCAAAAAGCCTTTACAGAAGGGACAGACAGCTTATCAGCGAAAAGGATCAGCTCACCTCTTCTGTTCTACCAcctgcctctcttccttctctcataAGCGTACTCCAAAGAAACGCAAGGTGACATGTAAAAA AGGTGCACCTGCAAAAAAGGCTACTCTTGTTCCTCAAGGGGAGTCAAGTGAATCCTTCCAGAAATTTTGTGGTACATCTTCGTCTCCCTATGAAGATAACCAGAATCTTCGAAAAAGAGTTCTGAATAAATCAAGATGTACAATCTGCAGTAGACTAACAGAG attcggCATGAAGTCAGCGTTAACAATGTAACACATAAGCTGTGCAGTAACCAGTGCTTTAACAAGTACAGGTTGGCCAATGGTCTAGTGATGAATTGCTGTGAGCAGTGTGGGGAGTACCTGCCCAGCAAAGGTGCTGGAAACAATCTCCTAGTCATTGAAGGTCAGCAGATGAGATTTTGCTGCCAAAGTTGTGTTAACGAATATAAACag ATGATGGAAACAAACTCAAAAAAAGTGCTAGCATcggaaaacagaaaaaggagtGCTGTTAGAGAAGAAAATGCAAGAGAATTGTATGGGTCATTGAATAtacttttggaaaaaatagaaagaacaccagtgaaaaaggaaaagacttcaGAACTACAAGTGACAGCAGAATGTAGCCAAGATGCATCATTGGTCCAACAGGATGTGAATTTACCTCCTTCTGTGTCAACCATAGCTGATAAATTTCAAGAGCAACTAGGAGAGAAACAATCAGAAGACTCCATTATACCAGCTGTGCTTTCTGCAGATCCAGGTACGTGGCCCCGAATTTTGAGTATTAAAGCAAGGGACACTCTAGTTGAAAATGATCCACCTCAAGTGAGAAATTTTAACTTTCCAAAGGACGGTACAGGGAGGAAGTTTTCAGAAACTTACTATACAAGAATTCTTCCAAATGGTGAAAAAACCACTAGATCCTGGTTACTTTATTCGACCTCGAAAGATTCTGTGTTTTGTCTATATTGCAAACtctttggggaaggaaaaaatcAACTGAAGAATGAGAACGGCTGCAGAGATTGGCAGCATTTATCACATATTCTTAGCAAACATGAGGAGAGTGAGATGCACATCAACAATAGggttaaatattcaaaattaaaatctgatttgaaaaaaagtaaagctgtgGAACACAGATTACAGGAGAGCGTGGGAAAGGAGGGCGTGAAGCTCTTACACACCTTAGACCTGAGCTGA
- the ZMYM5 gene encoding zinc finger MYM-type protein 5 isoform X1, whose protein sequence is MADAERAGLGLRASAGVSAPRRREFPASGSGHDGDGGGTRNRLQASLVDVCLKLRRTASPQSYLLHCLERLRKLKPACVNLPQLSIYYFYILIYVLITTGQNLEQHGFGLFFGIDKCSAGGLDLTEQTPVLSGSKAMAASFMDVAFGDPASPLVSRSRNSSAEDDDDDVVFIESIQPPSSSAPVIADQRNFIFAASRNEKLQGNYSIILPSSRDLASQKGSISETIVIDDEEDMETNGREKTVSSSFIEWALPGSKNRAKDLDFSTSSLSRSKTKTAVGPFNPGRMNVAGGIFQNGGFTAHHSPDSWISQSASFPRNQKQPGVDSLSPVDSLPKQIFQPSAQQQPTKPAKITCANCKKPLQKGQTAYQRKGSAHLFCSTTCLSSFSHKRTPKKRKVTCKKGAPAKKATLVPQGESSESFQKFCGTSSSPYEDNQNLRKRVLNKSRCTICSRLTEIRHEVSVNNVTHKLCSNQCFNKYRLANGLVMNCCEQCGEYLPSKGAGNNLLVIEGQQMRFCCQSCVNEYKQMMETNSKKVLASENRKRSAVREENARELYGSLNILLEKIERTPVKKEKTSELQVTAECSQDASLVQQDVNLPPSVSTIADKFQEQLGEKQSEDSIIPAVLSADPGTWPRILSIKARDTLVENDPPQVRNFNFPKDGTGRKFSETYYTRILPNGEKTTRSWLLYSTSKDSVFCLYCKLFGEGKNQLKNENGCRDWQHLSHILSKHEESEMHINNRVKYSKLKSDLKKSKAVEHRLQESVGKEGVKLLHTLDLS, encoded by the exons ATCCTACCTCCTTCACTGTCTTGAGCGTCTAAGAAAATTGAAGCCAGCATGTGTAAACTTACCTCAGCTTTCCATCTATTATTTCTACATACTTATATATGTTCTAATTACAACTGGACAAAAccttgaacagcatgggtttgGACT GTTCTTTGGCATAGATAAATGTTCAGCGGGAGGATTAGACTTGACTGAACAGACTCCTGTTTTATCAGGGAGTAAAGCCATGGCAGCTAGTTTCATGGACGTAGCATTTGGTGACCCAGCTAGTCCTTTAGTTAGTAGATCTAGAAACTCGTCAGCGGAggacgatgatgatgatgttgtATTTATTGAATCAATACAACCTCCTTCAAGTTCTGCTCCAGTAATAGCTGatcaaagaaattttatatttgctgCATCAAGAAATGAAAAGCTACAAGGAAATTATTCCATAATTCTTCCTTCCTCAAGAGATTTGGCTTCTCAGAAGGGAAGTATAAGTGAGACAATTGTCATTGATGATgaagaagacatggaaacaaatggaagggaaaagacagtttcttctagttttattgaatGGGCACTTCCTGGAAGTAAAAACAGAGCCAAAGATTTGGATTTCTCCACTTCCAGTCTTTCAAGAAGTAAG ACCAAGACTGCTGTAGGACCTTTTAATCCTGGTAGAATGAATGTGGCAGGAGGCATATTTCAGAACGGAGGATTTACAGCTCATCATAGTCCTG attcttggATCTCCCAGTCAGCATCCTTTCCCCGTAATCAGAAACAGCCAGGGGTGGATTCTTTATCACCAGTGGACTCGCTTCCTAAACAGATCTTCCAGCCTTCTGCCCAACAGCAACCCACTAAACCAGCTAAAATCACTTGTGCAAACTGCAAAAAGCCTTTACAGAAGGGACAGACAGCTTATCAGCGAAAAGGATCAGCTCACCTCTTCTGTTCTACCAcctgcctctcttccttctctcataAGCGTACTCCAAAGAAACGCAAGGTGACATGTAAAAA AGGTGCACCTGCAAAAAAGGCTACTCTTGTTCCTCAAGGGGAGTCAAGTGAATCCTTCCAGAAATTTTGTGGTACATCTTCGTCTCCCTATGAAGATAACCAGAATCTTCGAAAAAGAGTTCTGAATAAATCAAGATGTACAATCTGCAGTAGACTAACAGAG attcggCATGAAGTCAGCGTTAACAATGTAACACATAAGCTGTGCAGTAACCAGTGCTTTAACAAGTACAGGTTGGCCAATGGTCTAGTGATGAATTGCTGTGAGCAGTGTGGGGAGTACCTGCCCAGCAAAGGTGCTGGAAACAATCTCCTAGTCATTGAAGGTCAGCAGATGAGATTTTGCTGCCAAAGTTGTGTTAACGAATATAAACag ATGATGGAAACAAACTCAAAAAAAGTGCTAGCATcggaaaacagaaaaaggagtGCTGTTAGAGAAGAAAATGCAAGAGAATTGTATGGGTCATTGAATAtacttttggaaaaaatagaaagaacaccagtgaaaaaggaaaagacttcaGAACTACAAGTGACAGCAGAATGTAGCCAAGATGCATCATTGGTCCAACAGGATGTGAATTTACCTCCTTCTGTGTCAACCATAGCTGATAAATTTCAAGAGCAACTAGGAGAGAAACAATCAGAAGACTCCATTATACCAGCTGTGCTTTCTGCAGATCCAGGTACGTGGCCCCGAATTTTGAGTATTAAAGCAAGGGACACTCTAGTTGAAAATGATCCACCTCAAGTGAGAAATTTTAACTTTCCAAAGGACGGTACAGGGAGGAAGTTTTCAGAAACTTACTATACAAGAATTCTTCCAAATGGTGAAAAAACCACTAGATCCTGGTTACTTTATTCGACCTCGAAAGATTCTGTGTTTTGTCTATATTGCAAACtctttggggaaggaaaaaatcAACTGAAGAATGAGAACGGCTGCAGAGATTGGCAGCATTTATCACATATTCTTAGCAAACATGAGGAGAGTGAGATGCACATCAACAATAGggttaaatattcaaaattaaaatctgatttgaaaaaaagtaaagctgtgGAACACAGATTACAGGAGAGCGTGGGAAAGGAGGGCGTGAAGCTCTTACACACCTTAGACCTGAGCTGA
- the ZMYM5 gene encoding zinc finger MYM-type protein 5 isoform X3, which produces MISFTTSCAHILLLLFSHLLSELCFIGRSLLQILPTMFLLDPFVCHSLVHSRFFGIDKCSAGGLDLTEQTPVLSGSKAMAASFMDVAFGDPASPLVSRSRNSSAEDDDDDVVFIESIQPPSSSAPVIADQRNFIFAASRNEKLQGNYSIILPSSRDLASQKGSISETIVIDDEEDMETNGREKTVSSSFIEWALPGSKNRAKDLDFSTSSLSRSKTKTAVGPFNPGRMNVAGGIFQNGGFTAHHSPDSWISQSASFPRNQKQPGVDSLSPVDSLPKQIFQPSAQQQPTKPAKITCANCKKPLQKGQTAYQRKGSAHLFCSTTCLSSFSHKRTPKKRKVTCKKGAPAKKATLVPQGESSESFQKFCGTSSSPYEDNQNLRKRVLNKSRCTICSRLTEIRHEVSVNNVTHKLCSNQCFNKYRLANGLVMNCCEQCGEYLPSKGAGNNLLVIEGQQMRFCCQSCVNEYKQMMETNSKKVLASENRKRSAVREENARELYGSLNILLEKIERTPVKKEKTSELQVTAECSQDASLVQQDVNLPPSVSTIADKFQEQLGEKQSEDSIIPAVLSADPGTWPRILSIKARDTLVENDPPQVRNFNFPKDGTGRKFSETYYTRILPNGEKTTRSWLLYSTSKDSVFCLYCKLFGEGKNQLKNENGCRDWQHLSHILSKHEESEMHINNRVKYSKLKSDLKKSKAVEHRLQESVGKEGVKLLHTLDLS; this is translated from the exons ATGATCAGTTTCACTACCAGCTGTGcacacatcctcctcctcctcttctctcatcTGCTTTCAGAGCTGTGCTTCATTGGTCGGTCACTTCTCCAGATTCTTCCAACTATGTTTCTGCTGGATCCTTTCGTTTGTCATTCTCTAGTGCATAGTAG GTTCTTTGGCATAGATAAATGTTCAGCGGGAGGATTAGACTTGACTGAACAGACTCCTGTTTTATCAGGGAGTAAAGCCATGGCAGCTAGTTTCATGGACGTAGCATTTGGTGACCCAGCTAGTCCTTTAGTTAGTAGATCTAGAAACTCGTCAGCGGAggacgatgatgatgatgttgtATTTATTGAATCAATACAACCTCCTTCAAGTTCTGCTCCAGTAATAGCTGatcaaagaaattttatatttgctgCATCAAGAAATGAAAAGCTACAAGGAAATTATTCCATAATTCTTCCTTCCTCAAGAGATTTGGCTTCTCAGAAGGGAAGTATAAGTGAGACAATTGTCATTGATGATgaagaagacatggaaacaaatggaagggaaaagacagtttcttctagttttattgaatGGGCACTTCCTGGAAGTAAAAACAGAGCCAAAGATTTGGATTTCTCCACTTCCAGTCTTTCAAGAAGTAAG ACCAAGACTGCTGTAGGACCTTTTAATCCTGGTAGAATGAATGTGGCAGGAGGCATATTTCAGAACGGAGGATTTACAGCTCATCATAGTCCTG attcttggATCTCCCAGTCAGCATCCTTTCCCCGTAATCAGAAACAGCCAGGGGTGGATTCTTTATCACCAGTGGACTCGCTTCCTAAACAGATCTTCCAGCCTTCTGCCCAACAGCAACCCACTAAACCAGCTAAAATCACTTGTGCAAACTGCAAAAAGCCTTTACAGAAGGGACAGACAGCTTATCAGCGAAAAGGATCAGCTCACCTCTTCTGTTCTACCAcctgcctctcttccttctctcataAGCGTACTCCAAAGAAACGCAAGGTGACATGTAAAAA AGGTGCACCTGCAAAAAAGGCTACTCTTGTTCCTCAAGGGGAGTCAAGTGAATCCTTCCAGAAATTTTGTGGTACATCTTCGTCTCCCTATGAAGATAACCAGAATCTTCGAAAAAGAGTTCTGAATAAATCAAGATGTACAATCTGCAGTAGACTAACAGAG attcggCATGAAGTCAGCGTTAACAATGTAACACATAAGCTGTGCAGTAACCAGTGCTTTAACAAGTACAGGTTGGCCAATGGTCTAGTGATGAATTGCTGTGAGCAGTGTGGGGAGTACCTGCCCAGCAAAGGTGCTGGAAACAATCTCCTAGTCATTGAAGGTCAGCAGATGAGATTTTGCTGCCAAAGTTGTGTTAACGAATATAAACag ATGATGGAAACAAACTCAAAAAAAGTGCTAGCATcggaaaacagaaaaaggagtGCTGTTAGAGAAGAAAATGCAAGAGAATTGTATGGGTCATTGAATAtacttttggaaaaaatagaaagaacaccagtgaaaaaggaaaagacttcaGAACTACAAGTGACAGCAGAATGTAGCCAAGATGCATCATTGGTCCAACAGGATGTGAATTTACCTCCTTCTGTGTCAACCATAGCTGATAAATTTCAAGAGCAACTAGGAGAGAAACAATCAGAAGACTCCATTATACCAGCTGTGCTTTCTGCAGATCCAGGTACGTGGCCCCGAATTTTGAGTATTAAAGCAAGGGACACTCTAGTTGAAAATGATCCACCTCAAGTGAGAAATTTTAACTTTCCAAAGGACGGTACAGGGAGGAAGTTTTCAGAAACTTACTATACAAGAATTCTTCCAAATGGTGAAAAAACCACTAGATCCTGGTTACTTTATTCGACCTCGAAAGATTCTGTGTTTTGTCTATATTGCAAACtctttggggaaggaaaaaatcAACTGAAGAATGAGAACGGCTGCAGAGATTGGCAGCATTTATCACATATTCTTAGCAAACATGAGGAGAGTGAGATGCACATCAACAATAGggttaaatattcaaaattaaaatctgatttgaaaaaaagtaaagctgtgGAACACAGATTACAGGAGAGCGTGGGAAAGGAGGGCGTGAAGCTCTTACACACCTTAGACCTGAGCTGA